A window from Limanda limanda chromosome 14, fLimLim1.1, whole genome shotgun sequence encodes these proteins:
- the dynll2b gene encoding dynein, light chain, LC8-type 2b: MSDKKAVIKNADMSDEMQQDAVDCAMQAMEKYNIEKDIAAYVKKEFDKKYNPTWHCIVGRNFGSYVTHETKHFIYFYLGQVAILLFKSG, encoded by the exons ATGTCTGACAAGAAGGCagtgataaagaatgcagacaTGTCTGATGAAATGCAGCAGGATGCTGTGGACTGTGCCATGCAGGCCATGGAGAAGTACAACATTGAGAAGGATATTGCTGCTTATGTCAAAAAG GAGTTTGACAAGAAGTACAACCCCACCTGGCATTGCATCGTCGGGAGGAACTTTGGTAGCTATGTGACACACGAGACCAAGCATTTCATCTACTTCTACCTGGGCCAAGTGGCTATTCTACTCTTCAAGTCGGGCTGA
- the heatr6 gene encoding HEAT repeat-containing protein 6: protein MASTTGMSSPAFGRSGVSAAPQAADAGERFAPAGLDRWRLGVASDAEKQFSRSAAKLRSVRADSGQLQEELNLVFDQLMSENYNKTIYPDIDIRPEDVCTLLKRAVPLVPLTQEHLVIKLCQLIHHLLYQLKVIMDEQTLIVLLKYTTSALKVCSTWTHSDVLLALSTVVYGNGPQCHQQLSELLLEDGVLLLYSAPSQPNLELRRVALTCLANMFYRIPGQAPLDDEYRSLCFNVFLKNLQSPMPPDTDELFYCMVIQSALKGLHCCLSGGRWKFGEVEELGSVLATIKRLMFQAVPGVNVEWPDVLYPAPLPQYEGLSAPKPAEPPETPEPKKDAAVPGKSSGNKKKKSRGKAKKTSTEQSRGDDGEEGGRGEAESFTSPSDPSFYPSWKLKSSDSEFSDAEGNAQSKLRCHHGRVRQGAVQCLIALVKSVEKRMLYGYWFSFIPESPIGGPPPLTLVTIILKDPSPKVRACALQVLSAMLDGSRQFLAVAEDTASPRTSYTPFSLSLATTIRELHRALSLALVAETATQTIIQVFKCLACLVFNAPYHRLRPGLLSPLWKQMRCYLGHRDVNVRVSVLTLYGALVLTHAPFPEVQLLLQQPESSSGSFTQHDSALSWRRRDGESSPSRTPLTPSQRSSCTHSPRVLHTPGEEDSSPPWLLQLCMSLVTQPREDHQSDSEGAGTGGGVVLEPAPILVEALQLLSHLVRGYFSLVQASLLDIGQMCAHCLGESNPFMQLHATKLLVELGTGIIQQYSAESKVPENLRVPMSQVVQFWSEILSGPLNGPLQNEQHTMLQMSACDSLSSILPQAFAQLPDKTQMMCVTVLLGLTYSEKYLVKKSAVRALGVYILFPCLREDVMFLADTANTVLAALNDRSPNVRAKAAWTLGNLTDTLTVNIESVGVDFQEELSDMLLLKMLQAATLASDDKDIVKSHAVRALGNLLRFLRESQLTKSAFQRPLDDAVRALVKTVQAEAIMKVRWNTCYALGNAFRNPALPLDSPLFSQDVFSALCHVVTFCKNYKVRIKSAAALAVPARRGCYGDIKQFSFVWHSLATALENSEDTNDFLEYRYCASLRHTLSQALLHLLGVSQSQDMPAIGASLDSEEGCTIKKHLTKCIRAEDGGGELEGEKEMGGNCSNTQQRIEHLQLTLTRVKELRAEGDGRREEEGGKDIVVGFLEDCLKTCEEQLEQQQ, encoded by the exons ATGGCTTCAACAACTGGGATGTCATCGCCGGCTTTCGGGCGCAGCGGTGTCTCTGCCGCCCCGCAGGCGGCTGACGCCGGGGAGCGGTTCGCCCCGGCCGGCCTGGACCGGTGGAGGCTCGGGGTCGCGTCGGACGCCGAGAAACAGTTTTCCCGCAGCGCCGCTAAACTCCGATCCGTGCGAGCGGACTCGGGCCAACTCCAAGAGGAGCTCAACCTGGTGTTTGACCAGCTCATGTCCGAAAACTacaacaaaaccatttacccCGACATCGACATCCGACcagag GATGTGTGTACTCTGCTGAAACGTGCCGTCCCTCTTGTGCCGCTGACTCAAGAACATTTAGTCATCAAACTCTGCCAGTTAATACATCATCTGCTCTATCAGCTCAAG GTCATAATGGATGAACAGACATTGATTGTGCTGCTGAAGTATACAACCAGTGCATTGAAAGTGTGCAGTACATGGACACACTCCGACGTGCTCCTGGCACTCTCCACAGTAGTGTATGGGAATGGACCTCAGTGCCACCAG CAACTCAGTGAACTTCTGCTTGAAGATGGCGTCCTTCTTCTGTATAGTGCTCCATCTCAGCCAAATCTGGAACTACGTCGTGTTGCTCTTACCTGTTTGGCAAACATGTTTTACAG GATCCCTGGTCAGGCCCCTCTGGATGATGAATACAGAAGTCTATGTTTCAATGTCTTTTTGAAAAATCTGCAGTCACCCATGCCCCCCGACACAGATGAGCTCTTCTACTGCATG gtgaTCCAGTCAGCGCTGAAGGGACTTCACTGTTGTCTGTCAGGTGGCAGGTGGAAATTTGGTGAAGTGGAGGAGCTTGGATCTGTGCTGGCCACTATTAAG AGGCTCATGTTCCAGGCAGTTCCAGGGGTGAATGTCGAGTGGCCGGATGTGCTTTacccagctcctcttcctcagtatGAAGGTCTTTCTGCACCAAAACCTGCCGAACCACCAGAAACCCCTGAACCAAAAAAGGATGCTGCCGTGCCGGGCAAATCCTCAGGG aataaaaagaagaagtcAAGAGGAAAGGCGAAGAAGACGAGCACCGAGCAAAGCAGAGGGGATGATGGagaagagggaggcagaggtgaGGCAGAGTCGTTTACTTCACCCTCCGATCCGTCTTTCTACCCGTCCTGGAAGCTAAAGAGTTCGGACTCTGAGTTCTCCGATGCAGAGGGCAACGCACAGAGCAAATTGAG atGTCATCATGGTCGTGTGCGTCAGGGAGCTGTGCAGTGTCTGATAGCGCTGGTGAAAAGTGTAGAGAAACGGATGCTGTATGGCTATTGGTTCTCCTTCATCCCTGAATCTCCTATTGGCGGACCACCACCTCTCACTCTGGTCACGATTATACTGAAGGACCCATCACCAAAG gtACGTGCGTGTGCACTTCAGGTATTATCAGCCATGTTGGATGGCTCCCGTCAGTTCCTGGCTGTGGCTGAAGACACGGCGTCTCCTCGGACATCTTACAcacctttctccctctccctggcCACGACCATCAGAGAGCTGCACCGGGCTCTGAGTCTCGCGCTGGTAGCTGAGACCGCTACTCAGACAATCATACAGGTCTTTAAG TGTCTGGCCTGTCTGGTGTTTAACGCTCCCTACCACCGTCTCAGACCTGGTCTGCTCAGCCCACTCTGGAAGCAGATGCGTTGTTATTTGGGCCACAGAG ACGTGAATGTGCGTGTGTCCGTCCTGACCCTTTACGGGGCTCTGGTGCTGACTCACGCTCCTTTCCCTgaggtgcagctcctcctccaacaGCCAGAAAGCAGCAGCGGCTCCTTCACACAGCATGACTCGGCACTCAGCTGGAGACGTAGAGACGGAGAGTCGTCCCCATCGCGCACACCTCTCACACCCTCCCAGCGCAGCTCGTGCACACACTCCCCCCGCGTGCTTCATACACCGGGGGAGGAGGACAGCTCACCGCcctggctgctgcagctctgtatGTCGTTGGTGACTCAGCCCAGAGAGGACCACCAGTCAGACAGCGAGGGagcaggaacaggaggaggtgtAGTTTTAGAGCCAGCCCCTATCCTAGTGGAAGCTTTACAG CTCCTGTCCCACCTGGTACGCGGCTACTTTTCTCTAGTCCAAGCAAGTCTGTTAGATATTGGGCAGATGTGCGCTCACTGCCTTGGAGAGTCAAACCCCTTCATGCAACTGCACGCGACAAAG CTACTAGTGGAGTTGGGAACGGGAATAATCCAGCAGTATTCAGCAGAGAGCAAAGTGCCTGAGAACTTGCGGGTCCCAATGAGCCAA GTGGTACAGTTTTGGTCTGAAATATTGAGTGGTCCGCTCAACGGACCGCTTCAGAACGAGCAACACACCATGCTGCAGATGAGCGCGTGCGACTCGCTCTCCTCCATCCTGCCGCAGGCCTTCGCACAACTGCCC GACAAGACCCAGATGATGTGCGTCACTGTGCTGCTGGGGCTGACCTACAGTGAAAAATATCTGGTGAAGAAGTCCGCTGTTAGGGCTCTGGGAGTCTACATCCTGTTCCCCTGTCTGAGAGAG GATGTGATGTTCTTGGCAGATACAGCAAACACTGTCCTCGCCGCCCTGAACGACCGATCTCCAAACGTCCGTGCCAAGGCGGCCTGGACTTTAGGAAATCTCACAGACACGCTTACTGTCAATAT TGAGAGTGTTGGTGTCGACTTCCAAGAGGAGCTGTCAGACATGCTGCTGCTCAAGATGTTGCAGGCAGCTACTCTAGCATCAGATGACAAGGACATA GTGAAGTCTCACGCAGTGCGAGCGCTCGGGAATCTGCTTCGTTTCCTGCGAGAGAGTCAGCTGACCAAGTCGGCCTTTCAGCGCCCACTGGATGATGCCGTCCGCGCTCTTGTAAAAACTGTCCAAGCAGAGGCCATTATGAAGGTCAGATGGAACACCTGCTACGCCTTGGGAAATGCTTTCAGGAACCCAGCCCTGCCACTCG actCGCCCCTGTTCTCTCAGGACGTCTTCTCTGCCCTCTGCCACGTTGTTACTTTCTGTAAGAACTACAAGGTGCGCATCAAATCGGCTGCTGCGCTGGCAGTTCCCGCCCGCCGCGGCTGCTACGGGGACATTAAGCAGTTCAGTTTTGTGTGGCATTCCCTGGCCACAGCGCTAGAGAACAGTGAAGACACAAACGACTTCTTGGAGTACCGCTACTGTGCCAGCCTgcgacacacactctcacaagcGCTACTGCACCTGCTCGGTGTCAGCCAGTCTCAGGACATGCCCGCCATCGGGGCATCGCTGGACAGCGAGGAGGGGTGTACCATCAAAAAGCACTTGACCAAATGCATCAGAGCAGAGGATGGTGGAGGAGAgttggagggagagaaagaaatgggGGGAAACTGTTCCAACACTCAGCAGAGAATTGAGCATCTGCAGCTGACTCTGACCAGAGTAAAGGAGTTGAGGGCTGAAGGCGATGgacggagagaggaggaggggggcaaGGACATAGTTGTCGGTTTTCTGGAGGATTGTTTGAAGACCTGTGAAGAGCAGTTAGAGCAACAGCAATAG
- the srsf1b gene encoding serine/arginine-rich splicing factor 1B, protein MSGVIRGPAGSNDCRIYVGNLPPDIRSKDVEDLFYKYGAIRDIDLKNRRGGPPFAFVQFEDPRDAEDAVHGRDGYDYDGYRLRVEFPRGGRGGGGGGGGGEGGGRGGGGGGGGGGGGGSGGMGPPRGRYGPPSRRSEHRVIVSGLPPSGSWQDLKDHMREAGDVCYADVYRDGTGVVEFVRKEDMVYALRNLDNTKFRSHEGETAYIGVKEDGPRSPSYGRSRSRSRSRSRSKSGSRGYSPRRNRASPRYSPRRSRSRSRSRT, encoded by the exons ATGTCCGGCGTCATCCGTGGACCCGCGGGGAGCAACGACTGCCGTATCTACGTGGGGAATCTCCCGCCAGACATCCGCTCGAAAGACGTCGAAGACCTGTTCTACAAGTATGGGGCGATCCGTGATATCGATCTGAAGAACCGGAGAGGAGGACCACCGTTCGCCTTCGTGCAGTTCGAGGACCCGAG GGATGCTGAGGATGCTGTTCATGGGCGTGATGGTTATGACTACGATGGATACCGCCTGCGTGTTGAGTTTccaagaggaggaaggggaggcgGTGGTGGGGGcggcggaggagaaggaggaggaagaggcggcggtggtggaggggggggtggtggtggtggtggtagtggagGCATGGGACCCCCGAGGGGAAGGTACGGGCCCCCGTCCCGACGCTCTGAGCACAGGGTTATTGTGTCAG GTCTTCCCCCCAGTGGAAGCTGGCAGGACCTGAAGGATCACATGCGAGAGGCAGGTGACGTATGTTATGCTGATGTTTACCGTGATGGCACCGGCGTAGTGGAGTTTGTGCGGAAAGAAGACATGGTCTACGCTCTCCGTAATTTGGATAACACCAAGTTTCGTTCTCATGAG ggagAGACGGCCTACATCGGGGTGAAGGAGGACGGCCCTCGCAGTCCCAGCTACGGGCGGTCGCGCTCTCGTAGCCGCAGTCGGAGCCGGAGCAAGAGCGGCTCACGCGGCTACTCCCCTCGTCGCAACAGGGCGTCTCCACGTTACTCTCCCCGTCGTTcccgctctcgctctcgctcccGCACCTAG
- the pigs gene encoding GPI transamidase component PIG-S has protein sequence MATAEVERRRGQLAALSIAVVVIIVGVPLWWRTTETYRAWLPVSQINELAKLQLQLSADVEVVFARGTVTPEQQKKVPLTQTQDEEHRVDEDTALRYRYETKYRTATVMEEDALNQPTAAEADLALHILSESPCGSLVVYVIPESSSLLPQDVDVYIGQRRTAFLRIGAQMKVGRTLNQLLTHMEPRVKQVLQVMSFSHTDITAALSDRVRLSPGSKESIADSMRAFKSSPGYEITFSLLNPDPKSHRLNWDIEGAVQTYIQPLLTKLAPVANFSIDSQTLYYAVLGVNPRFDSSLGSYTINADSLAHVINPVEARLGSNAASSNPVLNFLLYVPDAHHSPLHIHDRKKQQVKSNAFHSPRWGGIMVYNVNDFYGPEVAFPVDIHINMAKVMGVFLAQLRLLLGVQLSSPPPGFQVAPCGSAGLADWELDRLMWSRSVENIATATTTITSLAQLLDQIGNIVINDNIAELVSSAVTSLQLAVAELESGNLGFALQYSKEAILASERAFFDPSLLHLLYFPDDQKFAIYIPLFLPMCVPILLSLLKILSDVRQRRKEKQAKKD, from the exons ATGGCGACCGCGGAAGTAG AGCGTCGACGCGGCCAGCTGGCTGCTCTGTCCATAGCAGTGGTGGTCATCATCGTGGGAGTTCCTCTGTGGTGGCGGACGACTGAAACCTACCGCGCATGGTTGCCTGTCAGTCAGATAAATGAGTTGGCTAAGCTGCAG CTCCAGTTGAGTGCTGATGTGGAGGTTGTGTTTGCCCGTGGCACTGTAACACCAGAACAACAGAAGAAGGTCCCACTGACGCAGACGCAGGATGAGGAACACAGAGTAGATG AGGACACAGCTTTGAGGTACAGATATGAAACAAAGTACCGCACAGCCACAGTCATGGAGGAGGATGCCCTGAACCAGCCGACAGCTGCAG AGGCAGATCTGGCTCTGCACATACTAAGCGAGAGTCCGTGTGGTTCTTTGGTTGTGTACGTGATCCCAGAGTCCTCTTCACTGCTGCCTCAG GATGTTGACGTGTATATCGGTCAGAGACGGACTGCCTTTCTTCGAATTGGTGCTCAGATGAAAGTGGGCAGGACTCTAAATCAACTGCTCACTCACATGGAGCCTCGAGTGAAGCAGGTGCTGCAGGTGATGTCTTTCAGCCACACCGACATCACTGCTGCCCTCAGCGACCGAGTCCGGCTCAGCCCTGGCAGCAAGGAGAGCATCGCTGACAGTATGAGGGCCTTTAAATCCAGCCCAG GTTATGAGATAACTTTCAGTCTGCTGAACCCAGACCCAAAGTCCCACCGGCTAAACTGGGACATAGAGGGTGCTGTGCAGACCTACATCCAACCTTTGCTTACAAAACTGGCCCCTGTCGCCAACTTTAGCATCGACTCTCAG ACCTTATACTATGCCGTGCTGGGCGTCAACCCTCGCTTCGACAGTAGCCTCGGCTCCTACACAATCAACGCTGACAGCCTTGCACACGTCATCAACCCCGTGGAGGCCAGACTTG GCTCGAATGCTGCATCTTCCAACCCAGTGTTGAATTTCCTCCTGTACGTCCCGGATGCCCACCATTCACCTCTTCACATCCATGACCGCAAGAAGCAACAAGTGAAGTCTAATGCTTTTCACTCTCCTCGGTGGGGTGGAATCATG GTGTACAATGTTAATGATTTCTATGGACCGGAGGTTGCGTTCCCTGTTGACATCCACATCAACATGGCTAAAGTTATGGGAGTCTTCCTTGCTCAGCTTCG ACTGCTGCTTGGCGTGCAGTTGTCCTCCCCTCCCCCAGGGTTCCAGGTTGCACCGTGTGGCAGCGCAGGACTCGCCGATTGGGAGCTGGATCGCCTCATGTGGAGTCGGAGTGTGGAAAATATCGCCACAGCAACGACCACCATCACCTCACTGGCACAGCTGCTGGACCAGATAGGCAACATCGTGATCAACGACAACATTGCTGAACTG GTGTCCAGCGCTGTCACGTCTCTGCAGCTGGCTGTGGCTGAGCTGGAGTCTGGGAACCTGGGCTTCGCTCTGCAGTACAGTAAAGAGGCCATCTTGGCATCAGAGAGGGCGTTCTTCGACCCGtcgctcctccatctcctctacTTCCCTGATGACCAGAAGTTTGCTATCTACATACCACTCTTCCTGCCCATGTGTGTGCCCATCCTGCTGTCACTGCTCAAAATATTGTCTGATGTTCGACAGAGacgcaaagaaaaacaagccaAGAAGGACTGA